The DNA window CTTCCCTTCTAAGGCAAGCAACTCTTTGTCTATTTTGAGCTTATTATCCCAAAAAGAAATATCAAAGTCAATCCCTTTCGCTTTCTTAATCTTTTTCCAATTACCTATACCATGCCCATTATACAGTATAATTGATTGAAATATTCCATAGTTATTAAAAGCTTTCGGATGGTGCTCTAAATCTAGCACATTTGTCCTATCCTTGTAACTGATAATATACTCATCATAAGCAGGCAGGAAATGAAGTATATCTGTATCCAAAGAAGCACACTCTTTATAGCCTTTATGAATATATAATTCGGTAGAACCGAAATGATCTTTTACCAATTCATTGTCTATTAGACCAAAGGCATGTCTGCAATCTTTGATTGTCAACCCCGACCACCAGACAAAATCCTGTAAGCTTGCAGGGGAATGACTCTGCATATACCTTTGGGCTAACATAGCCAGTGCTTCATCCTTATGTATGTCTTTGCTCTGAGGAACTCTTTCGTCCAGTAGAGCGTAGGTTTGCTTATTCCCCTTCAATGAGCCGCTGCATATAATACCATCAGCTTCTGCGAACATAGTAAAGAGGTATATGTGTCTATCGGTAGCCCCCAATCCTTCTTGCTCGAATATTTTTGTAATTTCTTCCTTAGTCTGATGGTTATTGTCCCTCAGTGTCCTTTCTAACAGTTTATAACATTTTGTAAGTTCTTGTTCATCAACCTTCAAATCTTTTACATATTTCCATGCACCTTTAATTCGCTCTCCTGTCAATTTCAGGAGCCACTTGATATCCTCTGCAGAAACAAAATGCCAGGTTGGGCGCATAATATGGGTTCTAAGAAAATCTCCTCGATTGAAAGCGTCTTCGATATCTTGTTCTGTACATTGTTTCGATCGGATAGCGATAGCCCATTTTGCCATAGTGAAATCCTGAGCTTGCATTGCTCCCATCCATGACACCACTTCTTTTGGGGTATCAAATAGCTGTTCTAATAGCTGTTGGCTCTGTAGACGTATGTTTTTTATAGTAATGTTCATATGTGGGATGTTGGTTTAAATTTATTTTGTTATCTGATTTTCAGTTTTGTTGTTACCCCTATCAATTATTCTGGTTTATCAGATTCACAATAACTTTTACCATAATATCTTTTTCTTCCGTCCGACTTTCCGCAATCATCAAAGTAAGTGCAACAAGTGTATTGTTTTCAATAAGTCTTGTGCTGTCACTTTTGTATAGAATACCATTTTTCTCCAAGAACCAAAGGAATAGGAATGCTGCAATTCGCTTATTTCCATCACTAAATGAATGATTTTTAGTTACTAAGTATAGTAACATCGCTGCTTTTTCTTCTATACTGGGATATAATTCTTCTCCTCCAAATGTTTGATAAATAGTACTAATTGAGCTTTTGAAAGACTGGTCTTTCTCATTTCCGAACAAACCGCCACTTCCAAACTTATCTCTCAATACATAAATAGCTTCCATTGCATTGTCATAATTCGTTTTAAAAGCTTCATCGACCGTCGTTTTCTCAATCTCAAGTTTTTGATAATCGTATCTATCTAAGGTATCTAAGGCATAGGTATAGTCTGTTATTACACGCAATAACCCGGTCGCTTCATCAGCAGACAAAGCTTTAGAAGCAATTACATTAGAAAGAAGCTTGACTGTTTTCTTCAAGTTTTCCAATTGCTCATTCTTGGCATTTTGATTTATAGCATAGCCTTTGATAAGATATTCTTTCAGAATATTATTCGCCCAAATACGAAACTGAGTACCTCGCTGTGATTTTACACGATAACCAACTGATATTATTACATCAAGATTGTAATACTCTATTTGTCTAAGAACTTCACGACCGTTCTCATTTTGAACTGTTGCATTTTTTGCAACAGTTGCTTTTTCTTCCAGCTCCTGTTCTCTATAGATATTGCGTATATGTCTTGATATTACAGATTTATCTCGTTCAAACAGTGTTGATATTTGATTTAGTGATAACCATACAGTCTCATCCTCTAATTGCACATCTAACTGGGTATTACCATCAGGTGTTTGATATATTATAACTTCCCCTTTATTCATTGTATTTTATTTTAAGCTTATTTTATTCGCCGATTCTCGTTTCTTCGAACTAACCAAATCTGCATATATCTGTGTTGTAGAGACATTTTTATGAGTAAGCATCTTACTCACAGTGTAAATATCTGTGCCTAAAGCGATTTGCAAGGTAGCAAAAGTATGCCGAAAGCAATGGAATGTAATGTGTTTTGTTATTCCGGCGCTAGCAACCCATGCTTTTAAAGGTTGTTGAGTCATGCTCCGTTGTAGACCTTTAAATACTTTCCCTTTTCCTCGTTTACCGCATAAATCCAAAGCCTCGTCGCTTATTGGCAAGGTTGTTTCTGTTTCAGTCTTTTCTGTTCGTAATCGCATGCAATAGCCTCCATCCGAAGCCGGCTCTATTTCTTTCCAATCGAGTTTTAATATATCACTGATTCGCAATCCGGTCATGCAAGAGAACAAAGAAGCAGTTTTCAATATCGGGTAATCATCGCATGGGGTGTTGGCTAGCAACTTGACTTCATCTAGAGTAAGATATTCTTTCTTTACGTCAGTTGTTTCTATTGAATCTAGAAAGTCATTCAAATTCTCTCTAAAAAACTTCTCTTTATACGCGACCTTCAATAAAGCTCTGAAAGTAGAGAAATATCCGGATGCTGAATTCTGTGATATCCAATAGTTCTGTTTTTCAATTGCCTTGCATCCTGTAGATAATCTCTAAACCGATTGCATATATCTACTGTTACTTCTCCGAAAGTACATTTGCCTTTGACGAAGTTAGAAAAATGTAGATACACTTTCATCCATTCCTGATCTTTCTTTTCCGCCTTAGTTTTGAAGTAGATAAGGAAGTCCGCTTTTGCTTTATTCTTATCCAGAAAACCAAATTCTTCATTGATGATAGCCTGCACCCTTATACTTCTGATAGCTTCGGCTTTCATTAACATTTCGTTATTGAATTCTTTCTCAAATTCATTTTTAGGCCTTGCATAAATGTAAATACCCAAATACTCACGCCGTGTCATCTTCATGGAATAGGGATCTCGAATTGCGGGATAGTAGTCTAAATAGAGGCTTATCCTTCCTCTTGTTACATCTCGTTGTCTGAGATGAACTCTTGTCAGTGTTGCCATATTATTATGTTATTTGAGGGTTAAACAATTTGTCAAGTTCGGGCTTCGATATCTTAATGTATCGACCATCCTTCACTTTGGGAATGTTGTGATACTTTATATAGTGGTATAGTGCATCACGAGTCAGGTTGTATTTTTCCATAGCCTCTTCTACAGAATAATATTCAGGCTCCTTGGGCTTTTCATATCCCTTTGCTACATTAAAATCATGTTTGGAGTATAAAACCATTCGCCCATCTTTCTTCTTGGGTATTTGATTCTCTGAGACGAAGCTGTATATTGCATTGAGAGTCAACCCATATTTTTCCATAATATCTGCAACTGTGTACCATTCTCTAATATCCTGATAATCATTGATCCCTTTCTTTTCAAAATATTTATCAATGTGCTTCTTGCTAAAATAGGATTTTCCTCGAATCAGAGTTTTGGGAATATCATTCTCCCTGGCTACTTTGAACAACCACGATTCTCTAATATTGAATTTTTCTTTAATTTCAGCTACTGTATAAAATTCGGTGAGAGGTTTTGCTTCGACACTCGGTCTGGCCTTTGATTCATATTTTTGGGCATTGTCAAACATCGCGTCGATATCCGAACGGCGGATAAAAGTTTTACCATCCATCCGAATCCCTTTTAATTGTCCGCGATGTAGATATCGATAAACAGTGGTCCTCTCAATACTTAATAGAAAAGCTGTTTCTACCACTGACAGAAACTCTTTATCCTGAATTTCTTCGAAGCGTTCACTGATCCGTTCTATCTCCTGCATAACGGCATAGTTAAGACCTACGACCTTTCTCTTCTTCTTATCTTCTTTATAAGCCCTCGAGTTACATTGATGAGAACAATAACGGGTCGTCGTTCTCTGTGCTACGAATCTTTTTCCGCAGTACTCACATTTTTTTATAATCTCTAATTTATTGCTCATAATTCTATCCTTTAACTTCGCTAAAAATCTGTTGCCTTGTGTTGCTCTTTGTGTCACATCGTTGCTATATGTTGCAAATATGTATAATCTATGTCATCAATCCAAACGAGAATGCAATTTTTCTGATGATCGGTACAAAAACGACATAAATACCATCAAAACAACTATAATTATTGATTAGCAAAGATAGAATAGAGAAAAAGAAAAGCCACCATAAAATGATGACTTTGTGATGATTGATAATTATTTTCTATTAATATTAATTAGTTATCATTTGCCGATACAAAACTTACTAAAAATATTACCCAATATCTCATCTGTAGAAATTTGACCTGTAATTTCACCCAGATAATACATACATTCACGAATATCCTGCGACAGAAAATCTCCCGATATTTTTAGGTCTAACCCTTCCGAAACACGTTTTATAGCAACCAATGCATTTTGGAGAGCCTCATAGTGACGAACATTTGTAACAATAATATCTTGCTCACTAATTTCAGGGATATTTGCCGTTTTTACTAATAAGTCTTCCAACTGATTAGTTCCTTGCTCATATTTAGCCGAGATGAAAACCCGTTCAGGAATTTTATCCAATAGAAGCTTTTCTTTTTCTGCTTTTCTTTCTGCTGAAATAATATCAACCTTATTGAATATAAGA is part of the Dysgonomonas mossii genome and encodes:
- a CDS encoding winged helix DNA-binding domain-containing protein, yielding MNITIKNIRLQSQQLLEQLFDTPKEVVSWMGAMQAQDFTMAKWAIAIRSKQCTEQDIEDAFNRGDFLRTHIMRPTWHFVSAEDIKWLLKLTGERIKGAWKYVKDLKVDEQELTKCYKLLERTLRDNNHQTKEEITKIFEQEGLGATDRHIYLFTMFAEADGIICSGSLKGNKQTYALLDERVPQSKDIHKDEALAMLAQRYMQSHSPASLQDFVWWSGLTIKDCRHAFGLIDNELVKDHFGSTELYIHKGYKECASLDTDILHFLPAYDEYIISYKDRTNVLDLEHHPKAFNNYGIFQSIILYNGHGIGNWKKIKKAKGIDFDISFWDNKLKIDKELLALEGKKFQDYIKK
- the rhuM gene encoding RhuM family protein, producing the protein MNKGEVIIYQTPDGNTQLDVQLEDETVWLSLNQISTLFERDKSVISRHIRNIYREQELEEKATVAKNATVQNENGREVLRQIEYYNLDVIISVGYRVKSQRGTQFRIWANNILKEYLIKGYAINQNAKNEQLENLKKTVKLLSNVIASKALSADEATGLLRVITDYTYALDTLDRYDYQKLEIEKTTVDEAFKTNYDNAMEAIYVLRDKFGSGGLFGNEKDQSFKSSISTIYQTFGGEELYPSIEEKAAMLLYLVTKNHSFSDGNKRIAAFLFLWFLEKNGILYKSDSTRLIENNTLVALTLMIAESRTEEKDIMVKVIVNLINQNN
- a CDS encoding helix-turn-helix domain-containing protein, encoding MSNKLEIIKKCEYCGKRFVAQRTTTRYCSHQCNSRAYKEDKKKRKVVGLNYAVMQEIERISERFEEIQDKEFLSVVETAFLLSIERTTVYRYLHRGQLKGIRMDGKTFIRRSDIDAMFDNAQKYESKARPSVEAKPLTEFYTVAEIKEKFNIRESWLFKVARENDIPKTLIRGKSYFSKKHIDKYFEKKGINDYQDIREWYTVADIMEKYGLTLNAIYSFVSENQIPKKKDGRMVLYSKHDFNVAKGYEKPKEPEYYSVEEAMEKYNLTRDALYHYIKYHNIPKVKDGRYIKISKPELDKLFNPQIT